In the genome of Pangasianodon hypophthalmus isolate fPanHyp1 chromosome 23, fPanHyp1.pri, whole genome shotgun sequence, one region contains:
- the si:ch211-57n23.4 gene encoding immunoglobulin superfamily DCC subclass member 3 — protein MKPRILLTFLLTFTCSCVCHGLELAFLLQPSDVIAVRERPLMLDCRVEGEEPITVTWLKNGKPVPTGVATRATVLSNGTLLIRSFQKKRDGDSTDAGEYHCAAQNRYGMLVSRKARVQLASLPKFHTHPESMTVDEGGVARFQCQVNSIPEANITWEKDRMAISTSNERYTLLPMGILQITGVKKSDAGVFRCVATNIANTRYSHEALLNVTGGAPRIYKEPVILSGPQNLTITVHQTAILECIATGNPRPIVSWSRLDGRSIGVEGIQVLGTGNLMISDVSLQHSGVYVCAANRPGTRMRRTALGRLVVQAPPEFIQWPQSVSKPVGGSAVFTCVAQGVPEPHLIWLKNGKILTPGDNVKLTNNNSTLAVTRITSEDEAIYQCIAENTAGTNQASARLAVSLATELPDSPQGLKATPLSKTTLQLSWTQPPIEVTDSIIGYVLHIRKMGEPENKELQEAVSKTTYQHDLNNLEPATTYSIYLKAYSPVGASQESSTVVATTLGGVPTPPAFFTKVMNVTSVQVLWELPNKPGKVEGFRLSYRRVPHGDFQGPVQMSCHTNVHTIAYLDPGAVYEVKLVAYNGNGESDCSKRLVSLAEDGTTAKASAGEESRCNCRETEGSLAGMVVGIHIGMACIIFCVLFLMFGYRRSFLCRKGTQDRWSVPRGEDGGHHAHSNGISKHGAPHPQAIELVPQGQNQAFPTQCQVLIEQHSSGLPGTDAGTG, from the exons ATGAAGCCACGGATTTTGCTGACCTTTTTACTGACATTTACCTGCTCAT GTGTATGTCATGGCTTAGAGCTGGCCTTTCTGCTCCAGCCCAGCGACGTGATTGCTGTGAGGGAGAGACCGCTCATGCTGGACTGCCGGGTGGAGGGTGAGGAACCCATCACTGTGACATGGCTTAAGAATGGGAAACCAGTGCCTACAGGAGTTGCTACTCGGGCCACAGTTCTGTCCAATGGCACCCTGCTGATTCGGAGCTTCCAGAAGAAACGAGACGGAGATTCCACTGATGCTGGAGAATACCACTGTGCTGCTCAGAACCGTTACGGCATGCTGGTCAGCCGTAAGGCCCGTGTTCAGCTGGCAT CTCTTCCTAAGTTTCACACTCATCCAGAGTCCATGACGGTGGATGAGGGAGGAGTGGCACGTTTTCAGTGCCAGGTGAACAGTATTCCCGAGGCCAACATCACCTGGGAGAAAGATCGTATGGCCATCAGCACATCAAACGAAAG GTACACGCTTCTCCCCATGGGCATCCTGCAGATCACTGGGGTGAAGAAATCAGACGCTGGAGTTTTTCGCTGTGTTGCCACCAACATTGCTAACACCCGCTATAGCCATGAAGCCCTGCTCAACGTCACTG GTGGCGCTCCACGCATCTACAAGGAACCAGTGATCCTGTCTGGCCCCCAGAATCTCACTATCACCGTCCATCAGACAGCCATTTTGGAGTGTATTGCTACTGGAAACCCCAGACCTATCGTGTCTTGGAGCAGACTGG ATGGCAGATCCATAGGTGTAGAAGGAATCCAGGTCCTGGGCACGGGGAACCTGATGATCTCTGACGTGTCCCTGCAGCACTCtggagtgtatgtgtgcgctGCTAATCGTCCTGGTACCAGGATGAGACGTACAGCTCTTGGCAGGCTAGTAGTTCAAG CTCCTCCTGAATTCATCCAGTGGCCACAGTCTGTGTCTAAACCAGTAGGAGGTAGTGCAGTGTTCACATGTGTAGCTCAGGGAGTTCCTGAACCTCATCTCATCTGGCTAAAGAATGGCAAGATCCTCACACCTGGAGACAATGTCAAACTCACCAACAACAACAG TACTCTGGCAGTGACTCGTATCACGTCTGAAGATGAGGCCATCTACCAGTGCATAGCTGAGAACACTGCTGGCACCAACCAGGCAAGTGCTCGTCTGGCTGTGTCTCTGGCCACAGAGCTGCCTGACTCTCCTCAGGGCCTGAAGGCCACACCTCTGTCCAAAACCACCCTGCAGCTGTCCTGGACTCAGCCTCCGATAGAGGTGACTGACAGCATCATTGGATATGTGTTGCACATCCGCAAAATGGGTG AGCCagagaataaagaacttcaggAGGCTGTGAGCAAGACAACCTACCAGCATGATCTCAACAACCTGGAGCCTGCCACCACCTATTCCATTTACCTGAAGGCCTACTCTCCTGTGGGCGCGAGCCAGGAGTCCAGCACTGTAGTTGCTACAACACTAGGGGGCG ttcctaCTCCACCCGCATTCTTCACTAAAGTGATGAATGTCACATCAGTGCAAGTCCTTTGGGAGTTGCCTAATAAGCCAGGTAAAGTTGAGGGTTTCAGACTCTCCTACCGCCGAGTCCCTCACGGAGATTTTCAGGGCCCAGTTCAGATGTCGTGCCACACTAATGTCCACACCATTGCATACCTCG ATCCTGGTGCTGTGTATGAAGTCAAACTGGTGGCCTACAATGGCAACGGAGAGAGTGACTGCTCCAAGCGTCTGGTGTCACTGGCAGAGGATGGAACCACTGCTAAAGCCAGTGCTG GAGAGGAGAGTAGGTGCAACTGTAGGGAAACCGAGGGCTCACTAGCAGGGATGGTGGTTGGAATCCACATCGGCATGGCCTGTATCATCTTCTGTGTGCTGTTCCTTATGTTTGGATACCGCCGCAG TTTCCTCTGCAGGAAGGGGACTCAGGACAGATGGTCTGTGCCCAGAGGTGAGGATGGAGGACACCATGCTCACAGCAATGGCATTTCTAAACATGGGGCACCACATCCCCAAGCCATCGAGCTTGTGCCTCAG GGTCAAAACCAGGCTTTCCCAACGCAGTGCCAAGTTCTTATAGAGCAGCACTCATCCGGTTTGCCTGGCACAGATGCGGGCACTGGCTAG